The Rhinopithecus roxellana isolate Shanxi Qingling chromosome 13, ASM756505v1, whole genome shotgun sequence genome contains a region encoding:
- the SNX21 gene encoding sorting nexin-21 isoform X2, protein MASRLLHRLRHALAGDGPGEAAASPEAEQFPESSELEDDDAEGLSSRLSGTLSFTSVEDDEDDEDEDEDDAEAGPDPLPLGDGTSGEDAERSLPPDGQRGSQLLARQLQDFWKKSRNTLTPQRLLFEVTSANVVKDPPSKYVTNLSSTPSP, encoded by the exons ATGGCTTCCCGGCTCCTGCACCGGCTGCGGCACGCCTTGGCAGGCGACGGCCCCGGGGAGGCGGCGGCCAGCCCAGAGGCCGAGCAGTTTCCGGAGAGCTCAGAGCTGGAGGACGACGACGCCGAGGGCCTGTCCTCCCGACTCAGCGGCACCCTCAGCTTCACCAGCGTTGAGGACGACGAGGACGACGAGGACGAGGACGAGGACGACGCGGAGGCTGGCCCTGACCCGCTGCCCCTCGGGGATGGGACGTCAGGAGAAGACGCAG AACGGAGCCTCCCACCTGATGGGCAGCGGGGCAGTCAGCTCCTGGCGCGGCAGCTGCAGGATTTCTGGAAGAAGTCCCGGAACACCCTGACACCCCAGCGGCTGCTCTTCGAAGTGACCAGCGCTAACGTTGTCAAGGACCCGCCCTCCAAGTACGTG ACAAACCTCAG CTCTACACCCTCGCCGTGA
- the SNX21 gene encoding sorting nexin-21 isoform X1 — protein sequence MASRLLHRLRHALAGDGPGEAAASPEAEQFPESSELEDDDAEGLSSRLSGTLSFTSVEDDEDDEDEDEDDAEAGPDPLPLGDGTSGEDAERSLPPDGQRGSQLLARQLQDFWKKSRNTLTPQRLLFEVTSANVVKDPPSKYVLYTLAVIGPGPPDCQPAQISRRYSDFERLHRNLQRQFRGPMAAISFPRKRLRRNFTAETIARRSRAFEQFLGHLQAVPELRHAPDLQDFFVLPELRRAQSLTCTGLYREALALWATAWQLQAQLGTPSGPDRPLLTLAGLAVCHQELEDPGEARACCEKALQLLGDKSLHPLLAPFLEAHVRLSWRLGLDKRQSEARLQALQEAGLTPTPPPSLKELLIKEVLD from the exons ATGGCTTCCCGGCTCCTGCACCGGCTGCGGCACGCCTTGGCAGGCGACGGCCCCGGGGAGGCGGCGGCCAGCCCAGAGGCCGAGCAGTTTCCGGAGAGCTCAGAGCTGGAGGACGACGACGCCGAGGGCCTGTCCTCCCGACTCAGCGGCACCCTCAGCTTCACCAGCGTTGAGGACGACGAGGACGACGAGGACGAGGACGAGGACGACGCGGAGGCTGGCCCTGACCCGCTGCCCCTCGGGGATGGGACGTCAGGAGAAGACGCAG AACGGAGCCTCCCACCTGATGGGCAGCGGGGCAGTCAGCTCCTGGCGCGGCAGCTGCAGGATTTCTGGAAGAAGTCCCGGAACACCCTGACACCCCAGCGGCTGCTCTTCGAAGTGACCAGCGCTAACGTTGTCAAGGACCCGCCCTCCAAGTACGTG CTCTACACCCTCGCCGTGATAGGCCCAGGGCCGCCAGATTGCCAGCCAGCCCAGATCTCTCGCCGTTACTCGGACTTTGAGCGGTTGCACCGAAACCTGCAGCGGCAATTCCGGGGCCCAATGGCTGCCATCTCCTTCCCCCGTAAGCGGCTGCGCCGGAATTTTACTGCAGAGACCATTGCCCGCCGTAGCCGGGCCTTTGAGCAGTTTTTGGGTCACCTGCAGGCAGTGCCTGAGCTGCGCCATGCCCCAGACCTGCAGGACTTCTTCGTGCTGCCAGAGCTGCGGCGGGCACAGAGCCTAACCTGTACTGGCCTCTATCGTGAGGCTCTGGCACTCTGGGCCACTGCCTGGCAGCTGCAAGCCCAGCTGGGCACCCCCTCTGGCCCAGATCGCCCCCTGCTGACCCTGGCTGGGCTGGCCGTGTgccaccaggagctggaagacCCTGGGGAGGCCCGGGCATGCTGTGAGAAGGCCCTGCAGCTGCTTGGGGACAAGAGCCTCCACCCTTTGCTGGCACCCTTTCTGGAGGCCCATGTTCGACTCTCCTGGCGCCTGGGCCTGGACAAACGTCAATCAGAGGCTCGGCTCCAAGCCCTGCAGGAGGCAGGCCTTACCCCTACGCCACCCCCCAGTCTCAAAGAATTGCTCATCAAGGAGGTGCTGGACTAA
- the SNX21 gene encoding sorting nexin-21 isoform X3, giving the protein MASRLLHRLRHALAGDGPGEAAASPEAEQFPESSELEDDDAEGLSSRLSGTLSFTSVEDDEDDEDEDEDDAEAGPDPLPLGDGTSGEDAERSLPPDGQRGSQLLARQLQDFWKKSRNTLTPQRLLFEVTSANVVKDPPSNSTPSP; this is encoded by the exons ATGGCTTCCCGGCTCCTGCACCGGCTGCGGCACGCCTTGGCAGGCGACGGCCCCGGGGAGGCGGCGGCCAGCCCAGAGGCCGAGCAGTTTCCGGAGAGCTCAGAGCTGGAGGACGACGACGCCGAGGGCCTGTCCTCCCGACTCAGCGGCACCCTCAGCTTCACCAGCGTTGAGGACGACGAGGACGACGAGGACGAGGACGAGGACGACGCGGAGGCTGGCCCTGACCCGCTGCCCCTCGGGGATGGGACGTCAGGAGAAGACGCAG AACGGAGCCTCCCACCTGATGGGCAGCGGGGCAGTCAGCTCCTGGCGCGGCAGCTGCAGGATTTCTGGAAGAAGTCCCGGAACACCCTGACACCCCAGCGGCTGCTCTTCGAAGTGACCAGCGCTAACGTTGTCAAGGACCCGCCCTCCAA CTCTACACCCTCGCCGTGA